From a single Phragmites australis chromosome 7, lpPhrAust1.1, whole genome shotgun sequence genomic region:
- the LOC133923525 gene encoding sugar transport protein MST1-like, translating into MAEGGFAAAEGGRVRDYSGGVTFSVVVTCLMAASCGLIFGYDIGISGGVTQMESFLTKFFPEVLNGTKNTKRDAYCKYDDQLLTAFTSSLFIAAMLSSLVASRVTRTVGRQAIMLIGGVLFLAGSAVNAGAINIAMLIVGRMLLGFGVGFTAQAAPLYLSETSPARWRGAFTTAYNIFLVLGTLAATVTNYFTNRIPGWGWRVSLGLAAVPAAIVILGALFVPDTPSSMVLRGKPNKARESLQNIRGPGADVETEFEDIVRAVEEARRNDEGAYERLRSKGYRHYLVMVVAIPTFFDLTGVIVMAVFSPVLFRTVGFSSQKAIFGSVILSLVNLTSTSLSSFVMDRSGRRFLFFTGGAAMIICQLAMSCTLADHLGNHHSVTMTRNYAVAELVLMCLYTFSFGMSWGPLKWVVPSEIYPVEIRSAAQAMTVSIALCLSFAQTQVFTTLLCAMRYAIFLFYAGWVLVMTAFIAAFLPETKGVPLEAMRLVWARHWYWRRFVRDAKQEVQVN; encoded by the exons GTGGTGTGACGCAAATGGAGTCGTTCCTGACAAAGTTCTTCCCGGAAGTGCTCAACGGGACGAAGAACACGAAGCGCGACGCCTACTGCAAATATGACGACCAGCTGCTCACGGCGTTCACCTCGTCTTTGTTTATCGCCGCGATGCTGTCGTCGTTGGTGGCGAGCCGTGTGACGCGGACGGTGGGACGCCAAGCCATCATGCTGATCGGCGGCGTGTTGTTCCTCGCAGGCTCCGCCGTCAATGCCGGCGCCATCAACATAGCCATGCTAATCGTGGGTCGGATGTTGCTCGGCTTCGGAGTTGGGTTCACTGCACAG GCGGCTCCTTTGTATCTCTCGGAGACATCACCGGCAAGGTGGCGCGGCGCATTCACCACGGCCTACAACATCTTCCTCGTGTTGGGTACACTGGCCGCAACCGTCACCAACTACTTCACTAACCGCATCCCGGGCTGGGGCTGGCGCGTGTCGCTCGGCCTCGCCGCCGTTCCTGCCGCCATCGTCATCCTGGGCGCCCTGTTCGTCCCGGACACACCCAGCAGCATGGTCTTGCGCGGCAAGCCTAACAAGGCCCGCGAGTCGCTGCAGAACATCCGTGGTCCGGGCGCAGACGTCGAAACCGAGTTCGAGGACATCGTCCGCgccgtggaggaggcgcgccGGAACGACGAGGGCGCATACGAGAGGCTACGCAGCAAGGGTTACCGGCACTACCTTGTGATGGTGGTGGCCATCCCCACGTTCTTCGACCTCACCGGCGTGATCGTCATGGCCGTGTTCTCGCCGGTGCTGTTCCGGACGGTCGGGTTCAGCAGCCAGAAGGCGATCTTTGGATCCGTGATTCTTAGCCTCGTGAACTTGACCTCGACATCATTGTCTTCCTTCGTCATGGACCGCTCCGGTCGCAGGTTCTTGTTTTTCACCGGTGGTGCAGCAATGATCATTTGCCAG CTGGCCATGTCATGTACGCTGGCTGATCATCTGGGGAACCACCACTCGGTGACGATGACGCGGAACTACGCAGTGGCCGAGCTGGTGCTCATGTGCTTGTACACGTTCAGCTTCGGCATGTCGTGGGGGCCGCTCAAGTGGGTGGTGCCGAGCGAGATCTACCCCGTGGAGATCAGGTCGGCGGCGCAGGCCATGACCGTGTCCATCGCGCTGTGCCTCTCCTTCGCGCAGACACAGGTGTTCACCACCCTGCTCTGCGCCATGAGGTACGCGATATTCCTGTTCTACGCCGGCTGGGTTCTGGTCATGACAGCATTCATCGCCGCGTTCCTGCCGGAGACCAAAGGCGTGCCGCTGGAGGCCATGCGGTTGGTTTGGGCGCGGCACTGGTACTGGAGGAGGTTCGTCAGGGATGCCAAGCAGGAGGTTCAAGTGAACTGA